Proteins encoded in a region of the Quercus lobata isolate SW786 chromosome 8, ValleyOak3.0 Primary Assembly, whole genome shotgun sequence genome:
- the LOC115954515 gene encoding WEB family protein At2g40480 — translation MAEEETTLDSATEAVPGTPGIKEIRSDVAGHDGGAPSSGIRRFGLRAEIDTTPPFGSVKEAVTRFGGSGPWMPLCKLGENYNGIEEFDIKKVEEQAAELEKDLIVKELETLDVLEELGTTKRIVEDLKRQLQKEALKCLTGQDFHSDEPMSTPVIKEMNKENYRNIFNINYEQMVGCSSPCPTSTPDLILMELKQAKLNLGKTISDLGVIQNSVECLNKKMVKEKILLEKTHERLTSKFAGVSSLEEDLRQIRVKPQIADEKEIYSAFENPPNISRDFKFMAGQCKRMNEAARFDVSHPMSVNEQTKASMKTAEMRWVAAKKMEEAAKAAEAVALAEIKALSSSERLPEFILPEPEKITFSFEERSPLISKAQNVDGLSKKNVADAKLQTDDGNISKMSVLKKLKEATEEVKHSKQALEEALSRVQAANKKQIAVGEAIQRWIPEHEQKGPAVYNSIKHNIFHPSDHCQVSPLNDVNESNLVNDEPKPVLRTTVSMRDMLSRKQVLPEDYVAGNQIEGHTERQKVALSQMLHALREDLSFPPKPEKDGNDHKQFISQRKKFGLIHISFPLTRPSKKKTQALNTM, via the exons atggctgaagaagaaaCAACGTTGGACTCCGCCACCGAGGCTGTTCCTGGGACTCCGGGGATAAAGGAGATAAGGTCTGACGTGGCGGGTCACGATGGCGGAGCTCCGAGTTCGGGGATTCGGAGGTTTGGTTTGAGAGCTGAAATCGATACCACGCCTCCTTTCGGGTCTGTCAAGGAGGCTGTGACCCGGTTTGGTGGGAGCGGGCCCTGGATGCCACTTTGCAAGCTCGGAGAAAACTAT AATGGCATTGAGGAATTTGACATAAAGAAAGTGGAAGAACAGGCAGCAGAGTTGGAGAAGGATCTGATTGTGAAGGAACTGGAAACACTTGATGTCCTTGAAGAACTGGGGACAACGAAAAGGATTGTAGAAGATTTAAAGCGGCAGCTACAGAAAGAAGCATTGAAATGCTTGACGGGCCAAGACTTTCACTCAGATGAACCAATGTCAACTCCTGTTATTAAGGAaatgaacaaagaaaattatagaaatattttcaacatcAACTACGAGCAAATGGTGGGATGTTCAAGTCCGTGCCCTACATCAACTCCTGATTTGATCTTAATGGAGTTGAAGCAAGCAAAACTTAACCTTGGCAAAACTATAAGTGATCTTGGGGTGATTCAAAATTCTGTTGAATGTCTAAATAAGAAAATGgtgaaagagaaaattttactCGAGAAGACTCATGAAAGGCTAACATCAAAGTTTGCAGGGGTGTCATCTCTGGAGGAGGATCTAAGACAAATAAGAGTAAAGCCACAAATAGcagatgaaaaagaaatttatagtGCTTTTGAGAACCCTCCAAATATCTCAAGGGACTTTAAATTTATGGCTGGGCAATGTAAGAGAATGAATGAAGCTGCAAGATTTGATGTTTCACACCCAATGTCTGTGAATGAGCAGACCAAGGCTAGCATGAAGACTGCTGAGATGAGGTGGGTTGCAGCTAAAAAGATGGAGGAAGCAGCTAAGGCGGCAGAAGCTGTTGCCCTTGCTGAAATCAAGGCTCTTTCAAGCAGTGAGAGATTGCCAGAGTTCATACTGCCTGAGCCGGAGAAAATCACTTTTTCTTTCGAAGAGAGATCTCCTTTAATCTCCAAAGCTCAAAATGTTGATGGGCTGTCTAAGAAGAATGTAGCAGATGCCAAGCTCCAAACTGATGATGGTAATATCTCTAAAATGTCTGTATTGAAGAAGTTGAAGGAAGCAACAGAAGAAGTTAAACATAGTAAGCAAGCCTTGGAGGAGGCTTTGAGCAGAGTACAAGCTGCAAATAAAAAGCAAATTGCTGTTGGAGAGGCTATCCAGAGATGGATACCAGAGCATGAACAGAAGGGACCAGCAGTGTATAACTCTATCAAgcacaatatttttcatccaTCAGATCACTGTCAAGTTTCTCCACTAAATGATGTGAACGAGTCAAACCTTGTGAATGATGAGCCAAAGCCTGTTTTAAGGACAACGGTTTCAATGCGAGATATGCTAAGCAGGAAGCAAGTTCTGCCTGAAGACTATGTAGCAGGAAATCAAATAGAGGGCCACACTGAAAGACAAAAGGTAGCTTTGAGTCAAATGCTTCATGCACTGAGGGAGGACCTATCATTTCCTCCAAAACCGGAGAAAGATGGAAATGATCACAAACAGTTCATATCGCAGAGGAAGAAATTTGGGCTCATCCAT